The Candidatus Methylomirabilis sp. genome includes a region encoding these proteins:
- a CDS encoding branched-chain amino acid ABC transporter ATP-binding protein/permease: MIWRHPLLLLAFGLAVLPGVMPYFGTTVSVATEIAIFALVGFAYNLLLGYTGLASFGHGAYLGLAAYAAALTQIHLVKGFLTPLLVGVGTAALLGAVLGFLILRRRGVYFALLTLAFTQMFFYIVYRWTAVTGGESGLGGIIRPPLPGLDLTHQLTYYYVTAALVFAGALLTWRIVHAPFGAVLQAIRENERRAIFVGYPVQRYKWLAFVLSTALTGVAGVLFCLLKQFVFADLVHVTMSGEILAMAIVGGMRHFLGPAVGAAFFLLLREVLTSFTQDWLLYFGLLFMAFILFSPDGILGILRRLGAPLRREAAELAAMAGRIVPAPGSDGLTLPGGGERPPLGAVLLEARGVTKRFGRLPAVDQVDLEVRAGELRAVIGPNGAGKTTLFNILSGLFPPDAGSVLFRGRAITGLRPDRIVALGVSRSFQILSTFQELTVFENIRLAVQARSPRRFHLWRAAAGYAAVTRETEELIRLVGLRGVESVRASALSYGGQRLLEIGLALATRPVVLLLDEPLAGLSTAERERVAAFIRGLSHAVTVVLIEHDIDRVLALSDRITVLHLGRVIADGTPAEIQAHPEVRAAYLGGRGAPRPAAPAAPVPAVAPLLGVSGVDTFYGKSHILHDVSLEVRPGEVVALLGRNGAGKTATLNTIMGLRPPRRGSIRFRGREIAGLSPEAVARLGIGLAPQGRRVFPNLTVAENLRLARLARDGTGRARWDEARVAERFPRLRELARARAEVLSGGEQQMLAIARALVGNVELLLLDEPFEGLAPAVVEVIFETVEGLRGETAILLVEHNLDLALALADRVYVLDRGAVTHKGPARRLLEDLDLRRQVLWF; this comes from the coding sequence GTGATCTGGCGCCATCCGCTCCTGCTGCTGGCTTTCGGCCTCGCGGTCCTCCCGGGGGTCATGCCGTACTTCGGCACGACCGTCTCGGTGGCCACCGAGATCGCGATCTTCGCCCTGGTGGGGTTCGCCTACAACCTCCTCCTGGGCTACACCGGCCTCGCCTCGTTCGGCCACGGCGCCTATCTGGGGCTGGCGGCCTACGCCGCTGCCCTCACCCAGATCCACCTGGTCAAGGGCTTCCTGACCCCGCTCCTGGTCGGGGTGGGAACGGCCGCGCTCCTGGGCGCGGTCCTGGGGTTCCTGATCCTCAGGAGGCGCGGCGTCTACTTCGCTCTCCTGACGCTCGCCTTCACCCAGATGTTCTTCTACATCGTCTACCGCTGGACCGCCGTGACCGGCGGGGAGAGTGGGCTGGGCGGCATCATCCGCCCTCCCCTCCCGGGCCTGGACCTGACGCACCAGCTCACCTACTACTACGTGACGGCGGCCCTGGTCTTCGCCGGCGCGCTGCTCACCTGGCGGATCGTGCACGCCCCCTTCGGCGCGGTGCTCCAGGCGATCCGGGAGAACGAGCGGCGGGCCATCTTCGTCGGGTATCCGGTCCAGCGGTACAAGTGGCTGGCCTTTGTCCTCTCCACGGCCCTCACCGGAGTGGCGGGGGTCCTCTTCTGCCTCCTCAAGCAGTTCGTCTTCGCCGACCTCGTGCACGTCACCATGTCGGGCGAGATCCTCGCCATGGCCATCGTGGGCGGCATGCGCCACTTCTTGGGCCCCGCGGTCGGCGCGGCCTTCTTCCTCCTCCTCCGGGAGGTCCTCACCAGCTTCACCCAGGACTGGCTCCTCTACTTCGGCCTCCTCTTCATGGCGTTCATCCTGTTCTCCCCCGACGGGATCCTCGGGATCCTCCGCCGGCTGGGTGCGCCGCTCCGGCGGGAGGCGGCCGAGCTGGCCGCCATGGCGGGCCGCATCGTCCCCGCTCCGGGATCGGACGGCCTCACCCTCCCCGGCGGTGGCGAACGACCCCCGCTCGGAGCGGTGCTCCTCGAGGCGCGGGGGGTGACCAAGCGCTTCGGCCGGCTGCCCGCGGTGGACCAGGTGGACCTCGAGGTCCGCGCCGGGGAGCTCCGGGCCGTCATCGGCCCCAACGGCGCGGGGAAGACCACCCTCTTCAACATCCTCTCCGGGCTCTTCCCGCCCGATGCGGGATCGGTGCTCTTCCGGGGCCGGGCGATCACGGGGCTCCGGCCGGACCGGATCGTGGCGCTCGGGGTTTCGCGGTCCTTCCAGATCCTGAGCACCTTCCAGGAGCTGACCGTCTTCGAGAACATTCGGCTGGCGGTCCAGGCGCGGAGCCCCAGGCGCTTCCACCTCTGGCGCGCGGCGGCGGGCTACGCGGCGGTCACCCGCGAGACGGAGGAGCTCATCCGGCTGGTGGGGCTTCGGGGCGTGGAGTCGGTCCGCGCCTCCGCCCTCTCCTACGGCGGCCAGCGCCTCCTGGAGATCGGGCTCGCCCTGGCCACGCGCCCCGTCGTCCTGCTCCTGGACGAGCCGCTGGCCGGGCTCTCCACGGCGGAGCGGGAGCGGGTCGCCGCCTTCATCCGGGGCCTCTCGCACGCGGTCACCGTCGTGCTCATCGAGCACGACATTGACCGGGTCCTGGCCCTGTCCGACCGGATCACGGTCCTCCACCTGGGCCGGGTCATCGCCGACGGGACCCCCGCGGAGATCCAGGCGCACCCCGAGGTCCGGGCCGCCTACCTGGGCGGGCGGGGCGCCCCCCGCCCGGCGGCTCCGGCCGCCCCCGTTCCCGCCGTCGCCCCCCTCCTGGGCGTGTCGGGTGTGGACACCTTCTACGGCAAGAGCCACATCCTGCACGACGTCTCCCTGGAGGTGCGGCCGGGCGAGGTGGTCGCGCTCCTGGGGCGGAACGGAGCGGGGAAGACCGCCACGCTCAACACGATCATGGGCCTCCGCCCCCCCCGCCGCGGGAGCATCCGGTTCCGGGGACGCGAGATCGCCGGGCTTTCGCCGGAGGCGGTGGCCCGCCTCGGCATCGGACTCGCGCCCCAGGGACGTCGCGTGTTCCCGAATCTGACCGTGGCCGAGAATCTCCGGCTCGCCCGGCTGGCCCGGGACGGCACCGGCCGGGCCCGGTGGGACGAAGCCAGGGTGGCCGAGCGCTTCCCCCGACTCCGGGAGCTGGCCCGGGCCCGGGCGGAGGTGCTTTCCGGCGGCGAGCAGCAGATGCTGGCCATCGCCCGGGCGCTGGTGGGGAACGTGGAGCTCCTGCTCCTCGATGAACCGTTCGAGGGGCTTGCCCCGGCGGTCGTAGAAGTGATCTTCGAGACCGTCGAGGGCCTCCGCGGCGAGACTGCTATCTTGCTCGTCGAGCACAACCTGGACCTGGCCCTGGCCCTCGCCGACCGGGTCTATGTCCTGGACCGGGGGGCGGTGACCCACAAGGGCCCCGCCCGCAGGCTGTTGGAGGACCTGGATCTGCGGCGGCAGGTCCTCTGGTTCTGA